The following coding sequences lie in one Arachis stenosperma cultivar V10309 chromosome 5, arast.V10309.gnm1.PFL2, whole genome shotgun sequence genomic window:
- the LOC130980232 gene encoding inositol-tetrakisphosphate 1-kinase 4-like isoform X1: MRLNGEISHRDGEGEGEEEAENEVGSSQKVVVGYALTSKKKKSFLQPKFLSFARNKGIFFVAIDLNKPLLEQGPFDVVLHKLSGKEWREVIEEYSEKHPEVTILDPPDAIQHLHNRQSMLQDVADLNLSDCYGKVGVPRQLFVTKNPSTIPYEITKAGMKLPLVAKPLVVDGTAKSHELFLAYDEFSLSELEPPLVLQEFVNHGGLLFKIYIVGETIKVVRRFSLPNISEHELSKVDGLFRFPRVSCAAASADEADLDPTIAEHPPRSLLERLAGELRRRLGLHLFNIDMIREYGTKNVFYVIDINYFPGYGKMPDYEHVFTDFLLSLVQNKFKKKPDT, encoded by the exons ATGAGGTTGAACGGAGAAATCTCTCACCGAGACGGAGAAGGAGAAGGGGAGGAGGAAGCAGAGAACGAAGTAGGTTCGTCGCAGAAAGTTGTGGTCGGGTACGCCTTGACgtccaagaagaagaagagttttcTGCAGCCAAAGTTTCTTAGCTTTGCAAG GAATAAGGGGATATTCTTTGTTGCCATTGATCTAAACAAGCCACTGTTAGAACAAGGTCCTTTTGATGTTGTCTTGCATAAG TTGTCAGGAAAAGAGTGGCGTGAGGTTATTGAG gaATACAGTGAAAAACATCCTGAAGTAACCATCCTTGATCCTCCTGATGCAATTCAACATTTACACAACCGGCAATCCATGCTACAAGATGTGGCAGATCTAAACTTATCTGATTGCTATG GCAAGGTTGGAGTTCCCCGGCAATTGTTTGTAACAAAAAATCCATCTACTATCCCTTATGAAATCACTAAGGCTGGGATGAAGTTACCATTAG TTGCTAAACCACTAGTTGTGGATGGGACTGCAAAGTCACATGAACTGTTTCTTGCATATGATGAATTCTCTCTTTCAGAGCTTGAACCTCCACTTGTTCTGCAAGAGTTTGTCAATCATG GTGGACTTCTCTTCAAGATTTATATTGTTGGGGAAACCATTAAGGTTGTGAGGCGTTTTTCTCTGCCTAATATCAGTGAACATGAGCTATCTAAAGTGGATGGTTTATTCCGATTTCCAAGAGTTTCATGTGCAGCCGCGTCTGCTGATGAAGCTGATCTTGATCCTACTATTGCTG AGCATCCACCAAGATCTTTATTAGAGAGGCTTGCAGGGGAGCTTCGACGACGTTTG GGACTCCACTTGTTCAACATAGATATGATACGGGAATATGGGACGAAGAATGTGTTTTATGTCATTGATATCAATTACTTTCCTG GTTATGGAAAAATGCCAGACTATGAGCACGTATTTACAGACTTCCTACTAAGCTTAGTCCAGAACAAGTTTAAGAAGAAACCTGACACCTGA
- the LOC130980232 gene encoding inositol-tetrakisphosphate 1-kinase 4-like isoform X3, translating to MIRELKSVPQVLEQEYSEKHPEVTILDPPDAIQHLHNRQSMLQDVADLNLSDCYGKVGVPRQLFVTKNPSTIPYEITKAGMKLPLVAKPLVVDGTAKSHELFLAYDEFSLSELEPPLVLQEFVNHGGLLFKIYIVGETIKVVRRFSLPNISEHELSKVDGLFRFPRVSCAAASADEADLDPTIAEHPPRSLLERLAGELRRRLGLHLFNIDMIREYGTKNVFYVIDINYFPGYGKMPDYEHVFTDFLLSLVQNKFKKKPDT from the exons ATGATCAGAGAGTTGAAATCAGTCCCTCAAGTATTGGAACAA gaATACAGTGAAAAACATCCTGAAGTAACCATCCTTGATCCTCCTGATGCAATTCAACATTTACACAACCGGCAATCCATGCTACAAGATGTGGCAGATCTAAACTTATCTGATTGCTATG GCAAGGTTGGAGTTCCCCGGCAATTGTTTGTAACAAAAAATCCATCTACTATCCCTTATGAAATCACTAAGGCTGGGATGAAGTTACCATTAG TTGCTAAACCACTAGTTGTGGATGGGACTGCAAAGTCACATGAACTGTTTCTTGCATATGATGAATTCTCTCTTTCAGAGCTTGAACCTCCACTTGTTCTGCAAGAGTTTGTCAATCATG GTGGACTTCTCTTCAAGATTTATATTGTTGGGGAAACCATTAAGGTTGTGAGGCGTTTTTCTCTGCCTAATATCAGTGAACATGAGCTATCTAAAGTGGATGGTTTATTCCGATTTCCAAGAGTTTCATGTGCAGCCGCGTCTGCTGATGAAGCTGATCTTGATCCTACTATTGCTG AGCATCCACCAAGATCTTTATTAGAGAGGCTTGCAGGGGAGCTTCGACGACGTTTG GGACTCCACTTGTTCAACATAGATATGATACGGGAATATGGGACGAAGAATGTGTTTTATGTCATTGATATCAATTACTTTCCTG GTTATGGAAAAATGCCAGACTATGAGCACGTATTTACAGACTTCCTACTAAGCTTAGTCCAGAACAAGTTTAAGAAGAAACCTGACACCTGA
- the LOC130980232 gene encoding inositol-tetrakisphosphate 1-kinase 3-like isoform X2 — protein sequence MRLNGEISHRDGEGEGEEEAENEVGSSQKVVVGYALTSKKKKSFLQPKFLSFARNKGIFFVAIDLNKPLLEQGPFDVVLHKLSGKEWREVIEEYSEKHPEVTILDPPDAIQHLHNRQSMLQDVADLNLSDCYVAKPLVVDGTAKSHELFLAYDEFSLSELEPPLVLQEFVNHGGLLFKIYIVGETIKVVRRFSLPNISEHELSKVDGLFRFPRVSCAAASADEADLDPTIAEHPPRSLLERLAGELRRRLGLHLFNIDMIREYGTKNVFYVIDINYFPGYGKMPDYEHVFTDFLLSLVQNKFKKKPDT from the exons ATGAGGTTGAACGGAGAAATCTCTCACCGAGACGGAGAAGGAGAAGGGGAGGAGGAAGCAGAGAACGAAGTAGGTTCGTCGCAGAAAGTTGTGGTCGGGTACGCCTTGACgtccaagaagaagaagagttttcTGCAGCCAAAGTTTCTTAGCTTTGCAAG GAATAAGGGGATATTCTTTGTTGCCATTGATCTAAACAAGCCACTGTTAGAACAAGGTCCTTTTGATGTTGTCTTGCATAAG TTGTCAGGAAAAGAGTGGCGTGAGGTTATTGAG gaATACAGTGAAAAACATCCTGAAGTAACCATCCTTGATCCTCCTGATGCAATTCAACATTTACACAACCGGCAATCCATGCTACAAGATGTGGCAGATCTAAACTTATCTGATTGCTATG TTGCTAAACCACTAGTTGTGGATGGGACTGCAAAGTCACATGAACTGTTTCTTGCATATGATGAATTCTCTCTTTCAGAGCTTGAACCTCCACTTGTTCTGCAAGAGTTTGTCAATCATG GTGGACTTCTCTTCAAGATTTATATTGTTGGGGAAACCATTAAGGTTGTGAGGCGTTTTTCTCTGCCTAATATCAGTGAACATGAGCTATCTAAAGTGGATGGTTTATTCCGATTTCCAAGAGTTTCATGTGCAGCCGCGTCTGCTGATGAAGCTGATCTTGATCCTACTATTGCTG AGCATCCACCAAGATCTTTATTAGAGAGGCTTGCAGGGGAGCTTCGACGACGTTTG GGACTCCACTTGTTCAACATAGATATGATACGGGAATATGGGACGAAGAATGTGTTTTATGTCATTGATATCAATTACTTTCCTG GTTATGGAAAAATGCCAGACTATGAGCACGTATTTACAGACTTCCTACTAAGCTTAGTCCAGAACAAGTTTAAGAAGAAACCTGACACCTGA